The following coding sequences are from one Anolis sagrei isolate rAnoSag1 chromosome 6, rAnoSag1.mat, whole genome shotgun sequence window:
- the TSPAN13 gene encoding tetraspanin-13 — protein MVCGGFSCSKNWLCALNLLYTLVSLLLIGIAAWGIGFGLISSFRVVGVAVAVGIFLFLIALVGLIGAIKHHQVLLFFYMIILLLVFIIQFSVSCACLTLNKEQQSKLLEVGWNNTNNAKQDIERNLNCCGFRNVSEEPECSAECFPSHSCQPCAPIMKEYSGMVLRFVGGIGLFFSFTEILGVWLTYRYRNQKDPRANPSAFL, from the exons ATGGTGTGCGGTGGCTTCTCCTGCTCCAAGAACTGGCTTTGCGCCCTCAACCTGCTCTACACG TTGGTCAGCTTGCTGCTGATTGGAATAGCAGCATGGGGCATTGGCTTTGGCCTCATCTCCAGTTTCCGGGTTGTTGGAGTCGCTGTAGCTGTGGGGATATTTCTCTTCCTAATTGCTCTGGTTGGATTGATTGGGGCCATTAAACACCACCAGGTGTTGCTCTTCTTT TATATGATAATTCTCTTGCTGGTGTTCATTATACAATTTTCAGTCTCCTGTGCTTGTCTGACATTGAACAAGGAACAGCAG AGCAAGCTTCTAGAAGTTGGGTGGAACAACACAAACAACGCAAAGCAGGATATTGAGAGGAATTTAAACTGTTGTGGATTCAGAAATGTCAGTGAAGAGCCCGAGTGTTCTGCT GAATGTTTTCCATCACACTCATGCCAGCCATGTGCACCAATCATGAAAGAATATTCTGGGATGGTTCTAAGATTTGTTGGTGGCATTGGACTCTTCTTTAGCTTCACAGAG ATCTTAGGAGTTTG